The stretch of DNA TTGCAAATAATATCTTTTACCTTAGGTTTGATTTACGTGcactatatcaccaaaagtgtttggacactttcggaaagacacatttttatggatttcttGAGAATAAGAGTCTAATTGTTCTGTAACCTTTGTCCCGTAAAAGGCTGTCATTTTCTAATCAAAAAGTAAATCATCCATGACAACAGTActaaattgagaaaacaaaaacggGTTTTAATCatccttcatcgtaaatagctgagaataagctataaaatttagattaatatgtaaaattaatttgtatatgTTGGTGAAAATATCACTCATATTCACGAAGATattagcatttctttgaaaaatacaatttttttttaaggtttttggctcataaaacGCCAAGTTTTAAGTCAActcttaccaaactttcagaaaatttgacagcatatAAGATACAAGAGACactaaatatcaaaatttgaaattaacctattgtaaatttgatgaaatatgaacgcttaaagcaattaatttttcaggGATGAACTCtgattggtttttctttttcactgttaTGATGATATCTGATTGGCTTATCTTCTTTGATATTCAGAGTATATCTGTTTGGCTTATCTTCTTGGCTATTCAGAGTATATCTGTTTGGCTTATCTTCTTTGATATTCAGAGTATATCTGTTTCGCTTATCTTCTTTGCTATTCAGAGTATATCTGTTTGGATTATCTTCTTTGCTATTCAGAGTATATCTGTTTGGATTATCTTCTTTGCTATTCAGAGTATATCTGTTTGGCTTATCTTCTTTGCTATTCAGAGTATATCTGTTTCGCTTATCTTCTTTGCTATTCAGAGTATATCTGTTTGGATTATCTTCTTTGCTATTCAGAGTATATCTGTTTGGCTTATCTTCTTTGCTATTCAGAGTATATCTGTTTGGCTTATCTTCTTTGCTGTTCAGAGGACATCTGTTTGACATCTATCCTCTTTGGTCTTGAGAGGATACTTAATTTGGTGCACTTACCATATTTCCAACGATCCACAAAGACAGTAGAACAGAATCAGATATGTAGgtttaagaaaatcaaaattcctttatataaatttaaaaccaTCTCAGACGGAAAGGGGCATGTCTTGTTGGTGCATAAATTGAAGTGAAGGTTATAGAGATTAATTTTGGGAGAACGACTGAGCTGGATTATTTTGTCGCGAGAAACTTTCGACTATGAATAATTTCATAGTCAATCTTGCCATTGTATGAAAGCGTTGTCTATTGTGTTACAAGATTTGTATCGGTGGcgtcgttggggggggggggcgaggggggAACGCCGCAAATCATagaaggaagggaaaaaatccCCCCCTTCTCTCTAAGATTCGCGGTGGTCCCGGCGAGGGGCGGTCAGCCCCGGGTGTCACCTGTCTGGGGGTGACACCTAAAATCAAATTGCAGgttatgaaaaatatgaagctaaattgcatttttaagactataaatttaaaaattttcaggagGAGAACCCCTGGATCGCCCGTTTTCCCACCACACATTATAGAATGAATACTATACTCGATATTAGGTTtgtattgtcaatacttagacctaggaGTGACTTCATCTAAtaccaaaaaaatctgaaaccccattatctttccctgtgtttgagataaGTTTGAAATGATTAAGGGGCCATCAACTGCATACACATACACCctagggtgtgtcttataatgcactttttaaaaaagttttgaatttcttatggggcacccctttaattgcttccttttgatgaaaaaatacacacataaaagtttcatagaatttgaacataatttagggggtgctaccagtgattaaaattacattcattgtgaaaaatatgatgtaaaaatcaaaacttgacatatttttaatcaacatgaaattaggttggttgggtttaacataacacaaatacctatttcttatatatactagaaaataataagcatttcatggttgtcattttatgtaataatgtcagaaaagcatttgaaagttcggtaatgccattcatatcacaggtttacactttcggtcttttacattcagcaa from Uloborus diversus isolate 005 chromosome 5, Udiv.v.3.1, whole genome shotgun sequence encodes:
- the LOC129223219 gene encoding translation initiation factor IF-2-like; this translates as MSNRCPLNSKEDKPNRYTLNSKEDKPNRYTLNSKEDNPNRYTLNSKEDKRNRYTLNSKEDKPNRYTLNSKEDNPNRYTLNSKEDNPNRYTLNSKEDKRNRYTLNIKEDKPNRYTLNSQEDKPNRYTLNIKEDKPIRYHHNSEKEKPIRVHP